A genomic stretch from Enterobacter oligotrophicus includes:
- the manX gene encoding PTS mannose transporter subunit IIAB, whose translation MTIAIVIGTHGWAAEQLLKTAEMLLGEQENVGWIDFVPGENAETLIEKYTAQLEKLDTSKGVLFLVDTWGGSPFNAASRIVVDKEHYEVVAGVNIPMLVETFMARDDNPSFDELVALAVETGREGVKALKAQPVEKPAPAVAAPKAAAPAKPMGPNDYMVIGLARIDDRLIHGQVATRWTKETNVKRIIVVSDDVAADKVRSTLLTQVAPPGVTAHVVDVAKMIRVYNNPKYAGERVMLLFTNPTDVERIVEGGVKITSVNIGGMAFRQGKTQVNNAISVDEKDIEAFNKLNARGIELEARKVSTDQKLKMMDLIGKVGK comes from the coding sequence GTGACCATTGCTATTGTCATAGGCACACATGGTTGGGCTGCAGAACAGCTACTCAAAACCGCAGAGATGCTGTTAGGCGAGCAGGAAAACGTCGGCTGGATCGATTTCGTTCCCGGTGAAAACGCCGAGACGCTGATAGAGAAGTACACTGCTCAACTGGAAAAGCTGGATACCAGCAAAGGCGTGCTGTTTCTCGTTGATACATGGGGCGGCAGTCCGTTTAACGCGGCCAGCCGTATTGTCGTCGATAAAGAGCATTATGAAGTCGTCGCAGGGGTGAATATCCCGATGCTGGTGGAAACCTTCATGGCACGTGACGACAACCCGAGTTTCGATGAACTGGTGGCGCTGGCCGTTGAAACCGGTCGCGAAGGCGTGAAAGCGCTGAAAGCACAGCCAGTTGAGAAACCCGCTCCAGCCGTTGCGGCACCGAAAGCTGCAGCACCCGCGAAGCCGATGGGCCCGAACGATTATATGGTTATCGGCCTTGCCCGTATCGATGACCGTCTGATCCACGGCCAGGTGGCAACGCGCTGGACCAAAGAAACGAACGTTAAGCGCATTATCGTGGTCAGCGACGACGTCGCCGCCGACAAGGTGCGTAGTACCCTTCTGACTCAGGTTGCACCGCCGGGCGTTACCGCGCACGTGGTGGATGTCGCCAAAATGATCCGCGTTTATAACAACCCGAAATATGCGGGTGAACGCGTGATGCTCCTGTTCACAAACCCGACAGACGTCGAGCGCATTGTTGAAGGCGGCGTGAAAATCACCTCCGTCAACATTGGTGGTATGGCTTTCCGTCAGGGCAAAACGCAGGTCAACAACGCGATTTCAGTCGACGAGAAAGATATCGAGGCATTCAACAAACTGAATGCGCGCGGTATTGAGCTGGAAGCCCGTAAGGTTTCCACAGATCAGAAACTGAAAATGATGGATTTGATCGGCAAAGTTGGGAAATAA
- the manY gene encoding PTS mannose transporter subunit IIC, with amino-acid sequence MEITTLQIVLVFIVACIAGMESVLDEFQFHRPLVACTLIGAVLGDMKTGIIIGGTLEMIALGWMNIGAAVAPDAALASIISTVLVIAGHQSIGAGIALAIPLAAAGQVLTIIVRTITVAFQHAADKAAENGNLTALSWIHVSSLFLQAMRIAIPAVIVAISVGTSEVQGMLNAIPEVVTSGLNIAGGMIVVVGYAMVINMMRAGYLMPFFYLGFVTAAFTNFNLVALGVIGAVMAILYIQLSPKYNRVAGAPAQAAGNNDLDNELD; translated from the coding sequence ATGGAGATTACCACTCTTCAGATTGTGCTGGTGTTCATCGTCGCGTGTATTGCGGGTATGGAATCCGTACTTGATGAATTTCAGTTCCACCGTCCTCTGGTGGCCTGTACGTTGATTGGTGCCGTTCTCGGTGATATGAAAACCGGTATCATCATCGGTGGTACGCTGGAGATGATCGCCCTCGGCTGGATGAACATCGGTGCGGCGGTTGCGCCTGATGCCGCGCTGGCGTCCATTATTTCAACCGTTCTGGTTATTGCCGGTCACCAAAGCATCGGTGCAGGTATCGCCCTGGCTATCCCGCTGGCAGCAGCAGGCCAGGTTCTGACCATCATCGTTCGTACTATCACCGTTGCATTCCAGCACGCGGCAGATAAGGCGGCCGAAAATGGCAACCTGACGGCGCTATCCTGGATTCACGTCTCGTCCCTGTTCCTGCAGGCGATGCGTATCGCTATCCCGGCCGTAATCGTTGCAATCTCTGTAGGAACCAGTGAAGTTCAGGGCATGCTGAATGCGATCCCTGAAGTGGTCACCAGCGGTCTGAACATTGCCGGTGGTATGATCGTGGTAGTAGGTTATGCGATGGTTATCAACATGATGCGCGCAGGCTACCTGATGCCGTTCTTCTATCTCGGCTTCGTTACCGCTGCATTCACTAACTTTAACCTGGTTGCTCTGGGTGTGATTGGTGCAGTGATGGCGATTCTCTACATCCAGCTGAGCCCGAAATATAACCGCGTTGCGGGTGCCCCAGCGCAGGCTGCTGGTAATAACGATCTCGATAACGAACTGGACTAG
- a CDS encoding PTS mannose transporter subunit IID, producing MVDMTKTTTEKKLTPGDIRGVFIRSNLFQGSWNFERMQALGFCFSMVPAIKRLYPENNEARRQAIKRHLEFFNTHPYVAAPVLGVTLAMEEQRANGAEIDDGAINGIKVGLMGPLAGVGDPIFWGTVRPVFAALGAGIAMSGSLLGPLLFFILFNAVRLLTRYYGVAYGYRKGVDIVKDMGGGFLQKLTEGASILGLFVMGALVNKWTHVNIPLVVSTITGQDGQTRVTTVQTILDQLMPGLVPLLLTFACMWLLRKKVNPLWIIVGFFVIGIAGYAIGLLGL from the coding sequence ATGGTTGATATGACTAAAACTACCACTGAGAAAAAACTCACTCCGGGTGATATTCGTGGCGTGTTCATCCGTTCTAACCTGTTTCAGGGTTCATGGAACTTCGAACGTATGCAGGCGCTGGGCTTCTGCTTCTCCATGGTGCCGGCAATCAAACGCCTGTATCCGGAAAACAACGAAGCACGTCGTCAGGCGATTAAGCGTCACCTGGAATTCTTCAACACCCATCCTTATGTAGCAGCACCGGTACTGGGCGTTACGCTGGCGATGGAAGAACAACGTGCCAACGGCGCAGAGATTGACGATGGTGCCATCAACGGTATCAAAGTCGGTCTGATGGGCCCGCTGGCTGGCGTAGGTGACCCAATCTTCTGGGGTACCGTGCGTCCGGTCTTTGCGGCACTGGGTGCCGGTATCGCGATGAGCGGCAGCCTGCTTGGTCCACTGCTGTTCTTCATCCTGTTCAATGCGGTGCGTCTGCTGACCCGTTACTACGGCGTAGCTTACGGCTACCGTAAAGGCGTGGATATCGTTAAGGATATGGGCGGCGGCTTCCTGCAAAAACTGACTGAGGGGGCGTCAATCCTCGGCCTGTTTGTCATGGGGGCGCTGGTTAACAAGTGGACACACGTGAACATCCCGCTGGTGGTATCGACCATCACCGGCCAGGATGGTCAGACCCGTGTCACCACCGTACAGACCATTCTGGACCAGCTGATGCCGGGCCTTGTCCCGCTGCTGCTGACCTTCGCCTGTATGTGGTTGCTGCGTAAGAAAGTTAACCCACTCTGGATCATCGTTGGCTTCTTCGTCATCGGTATCGCGGGCTACGCTATCGGCCTGCTGGGTCTGTAA
- a CDS encoding DUF986 family protein, which produces MTVTDIVLVLFIVALLAYAIYDEFIMPRRHGETLLALPLLRRGRVDAFIFAGLIVILIYNNVTSHGAILTTWLLCALALMAVYLFWVRTPKIIFKKAGFFFANVWIEYNRIKEMNLSEDGVLVMQLEQRRLLIRVRNIDDLEKIYKLLVRTQ; this is translated from the coding sequence ATGACTGTCACGGACATCGTACTGGTTTTGTTTATTGTTGCCCTTCTGGCTTACGCGATCTATGACGAGTTCATCATGCCCCGCCGCCACGGCGAGACGCTACTTGCCCTTCCCCTCCTGCGACGCGGTCGCGTTGATGCGTTTATCTTCGCTGGCCTGATCGTCATTCTGATTTACAACAACGTCACCAGCCACGGTGCAATATTAACCACATGGTTATTATGTGCGCTGGCATTAATGGCCGTTTATCTCTTCTGGGTCCGTACGCCTAAAATCATTTTCAAAAAAGCGGGATTCTTCTTCGCCAATGTGTGGATAGAATATAACCGTATTAAAGAGATGAATTTATCTGAAGACGGTGTATTAGTGATGCAATTAGAACAGCGCCGCCTGCTTATTCGCGTCAGGAATATAGACGACCTCGAAAAAATATATAAGTTACTTGTTAGAACTCAATAA
- the mntP gene encoding manganese efflux pump MntP, with the protein MNISATILLAFGMSMDAFAASIGKGATLHKPKFSEALRTGLIFGAIETLTPLIGWGLGMLASQFVLEWNHWIAFVLLVFLGGRMVLEGFRANSDEDDEPQHRHGFWLLVTTAIATSLDAMAVGVGLAFLQVNIIATALAIGCATLIMSTVGMMVGRFIGPLLGKRAEILGGIVLIGIGAQILWAHFAG; encoded by the coding sequence ATGAATATCTCCGCTACGATCCTTCTGGCTTTCGGCATGTCCATGGACGCATTTGCTGCGTCGATCGGCAAAGGTGCCACGCTCCACAAACCTAAATTCTCTGAAGCACTGCGTACCGGTCTGATCTTTGGCGCTATCGAAACGCTGACACCGCTTATCGGCTGGGGTCTTGGCATGCTCGCCAGCCAGTTTGTGCTGGAGTGGAATCACTGGATCGCGTTTGTGCTGCTGGTGTTCCTCGGCGGCCGAATGGTTCTTGAAGGTTTTCGCGCTAACAGCGATGAAGATGACGAGCCTCAGCACCGCCACGGCTTCTGGCTACTGGTAACAACCGCGATTGCCACCAGCCTTGACGCGATGGCGGTTGGGGTCGGTCTGGCATTCCTGCAGGTCAATATTATTGCCACCGCGCTGGCAATTGGTTGCGCCACGCTGATTATGTCAACGGTGGGAATGATGGTCGGCCGCTTTATTGGTCCGCTGCTGGGCAAACGAGCCGAGATCTTAGGGGGCATCGTGTTAATTGGGATTGGTGCCCAGATCCTCTGGGCACACTTCGCGGGTTAA
- the rlmA gene encoding 23S rRNA (guanine(745)-N(1))-methyltransferase, with protein sequence MSFSCPLCHARLARSAKSFVCPQGHQFDMAKEGYVNLLPVQHKRSRDPGDSAEMMQARRAFLDAGHYQPLRDTVAAVLCEHLSVNATAMLDIGCGEGYYTAAFAEMAGEKGAETYGLDVSKVAIRAAAKRYSAVTFCVASSHRLPFDDASMDAVVRIYAPCKAEELARVVKPGGWVITVTPGPRHLMELKGLIYDEVRLHAPHSEQLTGFSLRQAQSVAYEMKLKGEEAVALLQMTPFAWRAKPEVWKTLATQSEFRCQTDFSIHCWQRDV encoded by the coding sequence ATGTCTTTCAGTTGTCCCCTTTGCCACGCGCGGCTCGCGCGCTCAGCGAAAAGTTTTGTCTGTCCGCAGGGACACCAGTTTGATATGGCGAAAGAAGGGTATGTGAATCTTCTGCCGGTGCAGCATAAGCGTTCCCGCGATCCGGGTGACAGCGCGGAGATGATGCAGGCGCGGCGTGCGTTTCTTGATGCCGGGCACTATCAACCGCTCAGAGATACTGTCGCGGCGGTCCTGTGTGAACACCTGTCGGTGAACGCAACGGCTATGCTGGATATCGGCTGTGGTGAAGGTTACTACACTGCAGCGTTTGCTGAGATGGCAGGTGAGAAAGGCGCAGAAACGTATGGGCTGGATGTCTCAAAGGTTGCCATTCGCGCGGCGGCAAAACGCTATTCAGCCGTAACGTTCTGCGTAGCCTCAAGCCACAGGCTGCCGTTCGACGATGCCAGTATGGATGCCGTGGTACGTATCTATGCGCCCTGTAAAGCGGAAGAGCTGGCGCGCGTCGTGAAACCGGGCGGATGGGTGATTACCGTCACGCCGGGTCCGCGGCATCTGATGGAGCTGAAAGGGCTGATCTACGATGAAGTACGCCTGCATGCGCCACATTCAGAGCAACTGACGGGTTTTTCGCTCAGGCAGGCGCAGTCAGTAGCGTATGAGATGAAGCTGAAAGGTGAGGAAGCCGTGGCATTGCTTCAGATGACACCGTTTGCATGGCGGGCAAAACCTGAAGTGTGGAAAACGTTAGCGACGCAGTCAGAATTTCGCTGCCAGACGGATTTCAGTATCCACTGCTGGCAGCGCGACGTTTAA
- the ftsI gene encoding peptidoglycan glycosyltransferase FtsI, translated as MTTGNFTPARFALLCLAIFCSLAFLLGRVAWLQIIKPDNLVKQEDMRSLREVAIDAPRGMIVDREGRPLAVSVPVRAVWADPKTVLAKGGVGFDDRWQALANALHLSLGTLASRINSNPKGRFIYLARQVDPSQAQWIDKLNLPGINLRDESRRFYPAGHVAANLIGFTNIDGQGIEGVEKSFNKQLTGKAGVRQVREDRYGHVVENLTEVAPVPAHNIQLSIDERLQTITEDALDNAVAWNKAESGASVLINVQTGEILAMASFPDFNPNNREGATLDDFRNRAISDTFEPGSTVKPLVLMTALQQGLVQPDSVIDTRPYMLDGHRIRDVGYYPELTMTGILQKSSDTGVSRLSLAMPIQRLLDTYKNFGFGTSTGLGLTGESAGLLPQRKFWSQLDRATFAFGYGLMVTPLQLAHVYATIGSYGLERPLSITRIDPPVMGHRVMPEEIAHEVEHMMESVALPGGGGIKAAVRDYRVAVKTGTAKKIDDRGQYVDKYVAYTAGVAPASDPRFALVVVINDPQNGAYYGGAVSAPVFSEIMGNVLRLENVKPDGLAADSEHLIVMR; from the coding sequence ATGACCACCGGAAATTTCACTCCGGCGCGTTTTGCTCTGCTCTGTCTTGCCATCTTTTGTAGTCTCGCTTTCCTGTTAGGCCGCGTGGCCTGGCTGCAAATCATCAAACCAGACAACCTGGTAAAACAGGAAGATATGCGCTCTTTGCGTGAAGTCGCGATTGATGCCCCGCGTGGCATGATCGTTGACCGCGAAGGCCGACCGCTTGCCGTGAGCGTGCCGGTCAGAGCTGTCTGGGCAGACCCGAAAACGGTACTGGCAAAAGGGGGCGTAGGGTTTGATGACCGCTGGCAGGCGCTGGCGAATGCTCTGCATCTCTCTCTGGGTACGCTGGCGTCCCGGATTAACAGTAATCCAAAAGGGCGATTTATCTATCTTGCGCGCCAGGTGGACCCTTCTCAGGCGCAGTGGATCGACAAGCTGAATCTGCCAGGTATTAATCTGCGCGATGAGTCTCGACGCTTTTATCCGGCGGGTCACGTGGCGGCTAACCTGATTGGTTTCACCAACATTGATGGTCAGGGTATTGAAGGCGTCGAGAAGAGTTTTAATAAACAACTTACCGGTAAGGCTGGCGTCAGGCAGGTGAGGGAGGACCGCTACGGGCATGTGGTCGAAAATCTGACGGAAGTGGCTCCTGTGCCTGCGCATAATATTCAACTGAGCATTGATGAGCGCCTGCAAACTATTACCGAAGATGCACTGGATAACGCGGTGGCATGGAATAAAGCCGAGTCAGGCGCTTCAGTGCTGATTAACGTGCAAACGGGCGAAATTCTCGCGATGGCGAGTTTCCCGGACTTCAACCCAAACAACAGGGAGGGCGCGACGTTAGATGATTTTCGCAACCGTGCGATCAGCGACACCTTCGAGCCCGGCTCCACCGTTAAGCCTCTGGTGCTGATGACGGCGCTGCAGCAGGGGCTGGTACAGCCAGACAGCGTAATCGACACCCGACCCTATATGCTTGATGGTCACCGCATCCGTGATGTGGGTTACTATCCGGAGCTGACGATGACCGGTATTCTGCAAAAATCGAGCGATACGGGTGTCTCCCGTCTATCTCTGGCGATGCCCATCCAGCGATTGCTGGACACCTATAAGAATTTTGGCTTTGGCACGAGCACCGGGCTTGGTTTAACGGGCGAGAGTGCCGGGCTATTGCCACAACGTAAATTCTGGAGCCAGCTCGATCGCGCCACGTTTGCCTTTGGCTATGGTTTGATGGTGACGCCGCTGCAGCTGGCGCATGTTTACGCCACCATCGGGAGCTACGGTCTTGAGCGCCCTCTGTCGATCACCCGTATCGATCCTCCTGTAATGGGCCACAGGGTAATGCCTGAAGAGATCGCCCACGAGGTGGAACATATGATGGAGAGCGTTGCGCTTCCAGGCGGTGGGGGCATTAAAGCGGCTGTGCGTGATTACCGCGTGGCGGTAAAAACCGGCACGGCGAAAAAAATCGACGATAGGGGGCAGTACGTTGATAAATATGTGGCCTATACCGCAGGCGTCGCGCCCGCCAGCGATCCGCGTTTTGCGCTGGTGGTGGTAATAAACGATCCACAAAACGGGGCATATTACGGCGGGGCGGTTTCTGCACCGGTTTTCAGCGAGATCATGGGTAACGTTCTGCGGCTGGAAAACGTGAAACCGGACGGCCTGGCGGCAGATTCTGAACATCTCATCGTCATGCGTTAA
- the cspE gene encoding transcription antiterminator/RNA stability regulator CspE, which translates to MAKIKGQVKWFNESKGFGFITPADGSKDVFVHFSAIQGNGFKTLAEGQNVEFEIQDGQKGPAAVNVTAI; encoded by the coding sequence ATGGCAAAGATTAAAGGTCAAGTTAAGTGGTTCAACGAGTCTAAAGGTTTTGGTTTCATTACTCCTGCTGACGGTAGCAAAGACGTGTTCGTACACTTCTCTGCAATCCAGGGTAACGGCTTCAAAACTCTGGCTGAAGGCCAGAACGTTGAGTTCGAAATTCAGGACGGCCAGAAAGGCCCAGCTGCAGTTAACGTAACTGCTATCTGA
- a CDS encoding YebO family protein, whose product MGELLNSGLLSIASLAIALVILVVGLVLWFFVNRASSRTNEQIELLEALLDQQKRQNALLRRLCEANEPEKEAPKEAVVENKDDEDDFIRLVAER is encoded by the coding sequence ATGGGTGAGTTACTGAATTCGGGGCTGCTAAGCATCGCATCCCTGGCGATCGCATTAGTGATCCTGGTGGTGGGTCTGGTGTTGTGGTTTTTCGTTAACCGCGCCAGTTCTCGCACGAACGAGCAAATTGAACTGTTAGAAGCGCTACTCGATCAGCAGAAACGCCAGAACGCGCTGCTGCGTCGCCTGTGTGAAGCCAACGAGCCAGAAAAAGAAGCACCGAAAGAAGCGGTTGTTGAAAACAAAGACGACGAAGACGATTTCATTCGCCTGGTGGCAGAACGTTAA
- the mgrB gene encoding PhoP/PhoQ regulator MgrB, whose protein sequence is MKKIRWVILVIVLIACVVLWTQTINVMCDQDVQFFSGICAINKFIPW, encoded by the coding sequence GTGAAAAAAATACGCTGGGTAATTCTGGTTATCGTGTTGATTGCATGTGTGGTGCTCTGGACACAGACGATCAATGTGATGTGCGATCAGGATGTACAGTTTTTTAGTGGCATTTGTGCAATCAATAAGTTTATCCCGTGGTAG
- a CDS encoding YobH family protein produces the protein MKFIIRTIIVLAILWIGLLLTGYGVLVGSNENAAGLGIQCKYLTAQGVSTAQYLHSDSGIIGLTNCPVLRKMAVVVDNG, from the coding sequence ATGAAGTTTATCATTCGTACCATTATTGTACTGGCCATTTTATGGATTGGCCTTCTGTTAACCGGATACGGTGTACTTGTGGGAAGCAACGAAAACGCTGCAGGATTAGGTATCCAGTGTAAGTACCTGACAGCCCAGGGCGTGAGCACAGCACAGTATTTGCATTCGGATAGTGGGATCATTGGCTTAACGAACTGCCCGGTTCTGCGAAAAATGGCCGTAGTCGTTGATAACGGCTAA
- the kdgR gene encoding DNA-binding transcriptional regulator KdgR, giving the protein MAIADLDKQPDSVSSVLKVFGILQALGEEREIGITELSQRVMMSKSTVYRFLQTMKSLGYVAQEGESEKYSLTLKLFELGARALQNVDLIRSADIQMRELSRLTKETVHLGALDEDSIVYIHKIDSMYNLRMYSRIGRRNPLYSTAIGKVLLAWRDREEVKQILEGVEYKRSTGRTITSTDELLAVLDKVREQGYGEDNEEQEEGLRCIGVPVFDRFGVVIAGLSISFPTLRFSEERLHEYVAILHTAARKISEQMGYNDYPF; this is encoded by the coding sequence ATGGCAATCGCAGATTTGGATAAGCAGCCAGATTCTGTTTCTTCCGTGCTGAAGGTGTTTGGCATCTTACAGGCGCTCGGAGAAGAGCGTGAAATTGGTATTACAGAGTTGTCGCAGCGTGTAATGATGTCGAAGAGCACCGTTTATCGCTTTTTGCAAACCATGAAATCGTTGGGTTATGTCGCTCAGGAAGGCGAATCGGAAAAGTACTCTCTGACGCTGAAGCTGTTTGAGCTGGGCGCGCGGGCGCTGCAAAATGTGGATCTGATCCGTAGCGCAGACATTCAGATGCGTGAACTTTCTCGTCTGACGAAAGAGACCGTCCACCTGGGGGCGCTGGATGAAGACAGTATCGTCTACATCCACAAAATTGACTCCATGTATAACCTGCGCATGTATTCCCGTATTGGTCGTCGCAACCCGCTGTACAGTACCGCGATTGGTAAAGTGCTGCTGGCATGGCGCGATCGCGAAGAGGTGAAACAGATCCTCGAAGGCGTTGAATACAAACGCAGCACCGGGCGTACCATCACCAGCACTGATGAGCTGCTGGCCGTGCTCGATAAAGTGCGTGAGCAGGGTTACGGTGAAGATAACGAAGAGCAGGAAGAAGGCCTGCGCTGTATCGGCGTGCCTGTTTTTGACCGCTTTGGCGTGGTGATTGCGGGCCTGAGCATTTCATTCCCGACACTGCGTTTCTCGGAAGAGCGTTTACATGAGTATGTCGCTATTCTGCATACTGCTGCCCGTAAAATTTCTGAGCAGATGGGTTATAACGATTATCCCTTCTAA
- a CDS encoding MFS transporter: MEKNPSDGLPLPQRYGAIATIIIGISMAVLDGAIANVALPTIASDLHASPASSIWIVNAYQIAIVVSLLSLSFLGDMFGYRRVYQCGLVVFTLTSLFCALSDSLHTLTLARIAQGFGGAALMSVNTALIRLIYPQRHLGRGMGINSFIVAVSSAAGPTIAAAILSVASWQWLFAINVPLGIVAIVFALRYLPANGPKSTMPRFDLPSAVMNALTFGLLITALSGFAQGQSLRLIAAEVAAMLAIGFFFVRRQLALPVPLLPVDLLRIPLFSLSICTSICSFCAQMLALVSLPFFLQSVIGRSEVETGLLLTPWPLATMVMAPLAGYLIERVHAGLLGALGLVVMAAGLFALALLPASPTDLDIIWRMILCGAGFGLFQSPNNHTIITSAPRHRSGGASGMLGTARLLGQSTGAALVALMFNLAGQNGTHVALFTAGTLATVAAIVSGLRVTQPGAQA; the protein is encoded by the coding sequence ATGGAAAAAAATCCTTCCGATGGCCTGCCCTTACCGCAGCGGTATGGCGCAATTGCCACGATTATTATCGGCATTTCAATGGCGGTTCTCGACGGGGCTATTGCCAACGTCGCGCTTCCAACCATCGCCAGCGACCTGCATGCCTCGCCTGCCAGCTCCATCTGGATCGTCAATGCGTACCAGATAGCCATTGTGGTTTCACTACTGTCACTCTCATTCCTGGGCGATATGTTTGGCTACCGTCGGGTCTACCAGTGTGGACTGGTGGTCTTTACCCTGACCTCACTCTTTTGCGCGCTTTCGGATTCATTGCATACCCTGACGCTGGCGCGTATTGCTCAGGGTTTCGGTGGCGCGGCCCTGATGAGCGTGAATACTGCGCTGATACGGCTCATTTATCCGCAACGCCATCTTGGGCGCGGTATGGGGATTAACTCGTTTATTGTGGCGGTTTCATCGGCAGCCGGGCCTACCATTGCGGCGGCAATTCTCTCTGTCGCCTCCTGGCAGTGGCTGTTTGCAATCAACGTGCCGCTGGGCATCGTGGCAATCGTTTTTGCCCTGCGCTATCTCCCGGCTAATGGCCCTAAAAGCACCATGCCACGTTTCGATCTGCCAAGTGCAGTGATGAACGCACTGACTTTCGGCCTGCTTATCACTGCGCTGAGCGGCTTTGCACAAGGCCAGTCACTGAGGCTGATTGCCGCTGAAGTGGCCGCCATGCTGGCGATCGGCTTCTTCTTCGTGCGTCGCCAGCTGGCGTTGCCTGTACCTTTGTTGCCGGTAGACCTCTTACGTATCCCGCTGTTTTCACTCTCTATCTGCACCTCAATTTGTTCATTCTGCGCCCAGATGCTGGCACTGGTTTCTCTGCCCTTCTTTTTACAAAGCGTGATTGGCCGTTCAGAGGTGGAAACAGGTTTACTGTTAACGCCGTGGCCACTGGCGACGATGGTGATGGCACCGCTGGCAGGTTATTTAATTGAGCGTGTGCATGCCGGGCTGCTGGGTGCACTCGGGCTGGTCGTGATGGCCGCAGGATTGTTTGCTCTGGCATTGCTTCCCGCTTCGCCAACCGATCTGGATATTATCTGGCGGATGATCCTGTGCGGTGCCGGTTTCGGTCTTTTTCAGTCACCAAACAATCACACCATTATTACTTCTGCCCCACGCCATCGCAGTGGGGGAGCCAGTGGAATGCTGGGTACAGCTCGCCTTCTGGGACAAAGCACCGGCGCGGCATTGGTGGCCTTAATGTTTAACCTCGCCGGACAAAACGGTACTCACGTTGCATTGTTCACCGCCGGAACGCTGGCGACTGTCGCCGCGATTGTCAGCGGACTTCGCGTGACGCAGCCCGGCGCGCAGGCATAA
- the htpX gene encoding protease HtpX produces the protein MMRIALFLATNLAVMVVFGLVLSLTGIQSSSVQGLLIMALLFGFGGSFVSLLMSKWMALKSVGGEVIEQPRNDMERWLMNTVAQQSQQAGIAMPQVAIYHAPDINAFATGARRDASLVAVSTGLLQNMSRDEAEAVIAHEISHIANGDMVTMTLIQGVVNTFVIFISRILAQIAAGFMGGNRDEGEESNGNPLIYFAVSMVLELVFGILASIITMWFSRHREFHADAGSAKLVGREKMIAALQRLKTSYEPQEANSMMAFCINGKSKSLSELFMSHPPLDKRIEALRSGEYLK, from the coding sequence ATGATGCGAATCGCGCTCTTCCTGGCCACTAACCTGGCGGTTATGGTGGTTTTCGGGCTCGTGCTAAGCCTGACGGGAATTCAGTCGAGCAGCGTTCAGGGCCTGTTAATTATGGCGCTGCTGTTTGGTTTCGGTGGCTCCTTTGTTTCCCTGCTGATGTCAAAGTGGATGGCACTCAAATCGGTCGGGGGTGAGGTTATTGAACAGCCGCGTAACGATATGGAGCGTTGGCTGATGAACACGGTTGCGCAGCAGTCGCAGCAGGCGGGCATCGCGATGCCGCAGGTGGCGATTTACCATGCGCCGGATATTAACGCCTTTGCCACGGGTGCCCGTCGCGATGCGTCGCTGGTTGCGGTAAGTACCGGCCTGTTGCAGAACATGAGCCGTGATGAAGCCGAGGCGGTGATTGCCCACGAAATTAGCCACATCGCTAATGGCGACATGGTGACCATGACTCTCATTCAGGGCGTGGTGAATACCTTCGTTATCTTTATCTCACGTATTCTGGCGCAGATCGCGGCAGGCTTTATGGGGGGCAATCGCGACGAAGGTGAAGAGAGCAACGGTAACCCGCTGATCTATTTCGCCGTTTCGATGGTACTTGAACTGGTGTTCGGTATTCTGGCAAGCATCATTACCATGTGGTTCTCCCGTCACCGTGAATTCCACGCGGATGCGGGCTCTGCGAAACTGGTTGGGCGTGAGAAGATGATTGCTGCGCTGCAGCGCCTGAAAACCAGCTACGAGCCGCAGGAAGCGAACAGCATGATGGCCTTCTGCATTAACGGTAAATCGAAATCGCTGAGTGAGTTGTTTATGTCCCACCCGCCGCTGGATAAACGTATCGAAGCGCTGCGCAGTGGTGAATACCTGAAGTAA